The region AGGAGGAACCCGAGGCGCGTTCCTGCGTCGAGTATTGGCGCAAAGGGCTTGCTCTGCGCGCTCCACAGTTCGTTCTCCTCGGCCGGCGGCCGGGCCGACAGCGCGTACACCACCGGTGGCCCGGCGCCCTCGGTCACCTGGTACAGGAAGTCCCGCTCGCGGTCCGGGTGGTCGCCAAAGAGCCCCCACACCGCTTTGTGCAGAGAGTAGGGGCTTCGAAACGCGCTCCAGAACGCCCCGGCCCGCCCGGCGTCGGGGCGGACGGTGATCCGGCTGAAGTACATGGTCACCCCTCCTCCATCAACGGCGAGTGGTGCTCGCGCCGGACGTCGAACTGCCACCGGCGGCGAGACAGCGGCACGTCGCGGCGCTCGAAGGTGTGGCGGGGGTCGAGCCCCGCTTGTGCGCCGTCCTCCCAGTACAGCGCCGGCGGCCCCGAGACGGGCAGGTGGCGCAACTCCTCGAGATTGGCGAACCGCGCCGCCTCGAACGCCGCCCGGATCGAGGTTGCGCCCACGATCTGAGGTTCCAGTGGCAAGGCCAAGGGGCAGGACTTCCGGCCCAGGTAGAGCACGTACCCGGGCCGCTCCAGGGCGTCGCGGATCGCCGCCAAGGGTAAAGGGGCGTCATGGGCCCTCACCCAGAGCGCGACGGCGGCGAGGGCGTCCATCCGGTAGTCACGGCGGGATAGGATCGTGTTCAAGGCGTCGCGCGGCAGCGTGAAGAGCTCGTCTCGGCGCGTGGCGAACGTCCTGCGGTTCCTGCCCGTGCCCGACGGCGGTACCTGGACCGTGTGGTAGTCCACCAGGGGCACGCCCATGCTGTCCACGCGCACAGCAAAGCCGTAGGACTGGACCAGGGCGCGGTGCGTCGCCTCCTGGTCGCGGTCGATCCGGAGGGCCGCGGCCACCAATCCCAATATGGCGGACTTGGAGGGGTGGGTAGCGCTCGGCCGCACCTCGCCCACGGCGATGTCGCCCCAGGAAGCCAGTGGGCCGTAGAGTCGGAAGACGAGGTAGTCCGTCATGCCGGGTCCTTCTTCTCGGGCAGCGGCTCGGCCACGAAGTCGAGGAGCTCCGCAAGACTTCCCTCGCCCGTCGCCGCGTTCATTACGCAGGGGGGCACGTCGCTCAAGGCTCCGTAGACCTTGTCCATGTTCACTCGGGTGTCTTCAAGGACCTTGATCGCGCCGCCCAGCATGTCCTGGCCGGTCACGGGCTTCAGGAAAGCGACCGACAGGGACCGGGGTTGGCGCGTGCCTTTCTCGGCCAGGATGTACGAGGCGTAGGCGCGAGAGGCGAAGCTGTTCTGCTTGCCCGTGGGCGCCACGGTCGCGGCAGCCTCGGCCAACGCTTTCAATGTCCGCCGGGTCAGATCCTTCTCGTCCTGGAGGTTCTCGAGGAGGAGGTCCCGGTCGATGCAGACGTAGAGGTAGAAGAGACCGGCTGCGAACTCGGTCTCCCCGATGTGACCGGCGCCCACGTCCTCGGCCCCGCTGTTCAGGTCGTCCACCGCGGTGAAATAGTCGTCCTCGACGGCGACCTTGTGGACGGTGATGGCGTGTGCGACCTGGGCTGCGGCCTCGGTGTTCTTGGCTGGCGCGGCCGCCAGCATGCGGCCGAACAAGGCGATGTCCGAGGCGGTGTGCGCGGCCTGCAGGAGACCGTTCAGTTCGTCGTCGCGCGGCGCACGCCGCTCGGCGATCAGAGTGGTCGTGAGCGTCTCGACCGCCGACACCTCGGCGGGGCTGAAGTGCGCGAGTTGCTCGATCTCCTCGCCGGCGGCCTTGAGCTTGCCGAACCGGCCAGCGATGGCCTGCGCCCACTTCTTCGCATCCCCTTCCGGTATCCCGGCGGCGGTCAGGCGGTCCAGCACGCCGACGCCCATCTCCTTGGTGCGGGTGCCCACGTGGCCGTCGAGCGCCCCTTGAAACAGGTCGGACGTCCGCCACGCGCGCTTCAGGCTCTGGGACGAGACGCGGAGCCTCTGGACACCGCCCATGACCGCCGTCTTCGGGCGGCCCAGGTCGTCGCGGTTCAGGTTGGCCGGGGGATAGCTGGTGAGCAGGTGGAGTTGGATGAACGTGCTCATGTCGGGTCTCCTCCTCTACAGTTCCGAAGGTGCCGCAGCGTAGTACTCGTAGGCCCACTCCTTCTTGGTACGCTCGTTCCACCAGTAGACGGCCCGGGCCAGATCCACCAGGTTGACCGTGCCGTCGAGCAGGCGGACGACCCGGAGCAGGAGGGGGTAGAGCTCGTCTCGATCCGCGACCGCCATAAGCCGCCGGAACCTGAGCCCACTTACGCGCGCGCCGGCCCCCGGCGTCTTGGCC is a window of Thermodesulfobacteriota bacterium DNA encoding:
- the cas5e gene encoding type I-E CRISPR-associated protein Cas5/CasD, encoding MTDYLVFRLYGPLASWGDIAVGEVRPSATHPSKSAILGLVAAALRIDRDQEATHRALVQSYGFAVRVDSMGVPLVDYHTVQVPPSGTGRNRRTFATRRDELFTLPRDALNTILSRRDYRMDALAAVALWVRAHDAPLPLAAIRDALERPGYVLYLGRKSCPLALPLEPQIVGATSIRAAFEAARFANLEELRHLPVSGPPALYWEDGAQAGLDPRHTFERRDVPLSRRRWQFDVRREHHSPLMEEG
- the cas7e gene encoding type I-E CRISPR-associated protein Cas7/Cse4/CasC, producing the protein MSTFIQLHLLTSYPPANLNRDDLGRPKTAVMGGVQRLRVSSQSLKRAWRTSDLFQGALDGHVGTRTKEMGVGVLDRLTAAGIPEGDAKKWAQAIAGRFGKLKAAGEEIEQLAHFSPAEVSAVETLTTTLIAERRAPRDDELNGLLQAAHTASDIALFGRMLAAAPAKNTEAAAQVAHAITVHKVAVEDDYFTAVDDLNSGAEDVGAGHIGETEFAAGLFYLYVCIDRDLLLENLQDEKDLTRRTLKALAEAAATVAPTGKQNSFASRAYASYILAEKGTRQPRSLSVAFLKPVTGQDMLGGAIKVLEDTRVNMDKVYGALSDVPPCVMNAATGEGSLAELLDFVAEPLPEKKDPA